CCAATTCCAACTTTAACACCATCAGCACCAGCTGCAATTAAATCCCTTGTTGCTTCAGCAGTTGCAACATTTCCAGCTATTAACTCAACTTTTAACTCAGCTTTTATAGCTTTTACAGTATCTAAAATACCTTTTGAATGACCATGTGCAGAGTCTAAAACTAAAACATCAACTCCAACTGCAACTAAAGCTCTAGCACGATCTAGTTGATTAACACCAATAGCAGCTCCAACTCTAAGTCTTCCAAACTCATCTTTACATGCATTTGGATACTCTATCTTTTTATTTATATCTTTTATTGTAATAAGACCAATTAATTTGTTATCTTTATTTACAATTGGTAGTTTCTCTATTTTATTTTGATGCATAATTTCAGCAGCTTGTTCTAGTGTTGTACCTTCAACTGCTGTAACTAATGGCATTTTTGTCATTTTTTCATAAACTTTAAATCTATAATCTTTTGTAAATCTCATATCTCTGTTTGTTAAAATACCAACTAAAATACCATTTTCATCAACAACAGGAACTCCAGATATTTTATATGTAGCCATAATATCTTCAGCATCTTGTAAAGTTTGCTCTGGTTTTATTGTAATTGGGTCAATTATCATTCCTGACTCAGATTTTTTCACCTTTTGACACTGTAAAACTTGTGCTTCAATATCCATATTTTTATGAATTATTCCAATTCCACCAAGTCTTGCCATTGCAATTGCAGCTTGATACTCTGTAACTGTATCCATTGCAGCACTTACAAAAGGAACATTTAATTCAATATTTTTAGTTAATTTTGTTTTTGTACAAACCTCTTTTGGTAAAACTGCTGATTTTGCAGGAACAAGTAACACATCTTCAAAAGTTAAAGCTCTTTTTCTAATTCTCATCTTTATATCCTAATTATATTTTATTATTTTGTATATTTTACAGCTTTCTCCATAGATAAAGCACCATCAAATAAAGTTTGTT
Above is a genomic segment from Aliarcobacter cryaerophilus containing:
- the guaB gene encoding IMP dehydrogenase — encoded protein: MRIRKRALTFEDVLLVPAKSAVLPKEVCTKTKLTKNIELNVPFVSAAMDTVTEYQAAIAMARLGGIGIIHKNMDIEAQVLQCQKVKKSESGMIIDPITIKPEQTLQDAEDIMATYKISGVPVVDENGILVGILTNRDMRFTKDYRFKVYEKMTKMPLVTAVEGTTLEQAAEIMHQNKIEKLPIVNKDNKLIGLITIKDINKKIEYPNACKDEFGRLRVGAAIGVNQLDRARALVAVGVDVLVLDSAHGHSKGILDTVKAIKAELKVELIAGNVATAEATRDLIAAGADGVKVGIGPGSICTTRIVAGVGVPQMSAIDECAIEAKKTETPIIADGGIKYSGDVAKALAVGASCVMMGSALAGTDECPGEVILYQGRKFKSYRGMGSIGAMTKGSTDRYFQEGTAADKLVPEGIEGRVAYRGTIADIIHQMVGGLRSSMGYLGSKDIATFQDTAEFVEITSAGLRESHVHDVTITNEAPNYHV